A single genomic interval of Nostoc commune NIES-4072 harbors:
- the mnmE gene encoding tRNA uridine-5-carboxymethylaminomethyl(34) synthesis GTPase MnmE: MSEVFATTGTIAAIATAVVPQQGSVGIVRVSGSQAMALAQILFHTPGRQVWESHRILYGYIRHPQTQQLVDEALLLIMKAPRSYTREDVVEFHCHGGIMAVQQVLQLCLENGARLAQPGEFTLRAFLNGRLDLTQAEGIADLVGAKSPQAAQTALAGLQGKLAHPIRQLRANCLDILAEIEARIDFEEDLTPLDDKLIISEIEKIAAEITRLLATKDKGELLRTGLKVAIVGRPNVGKSSLLNAWSQSDRAIVTDLPGTTRDVVESQLVVGGIPIQVLDTAGIRETTDQVEKIGVERSRRAANAADLVLLTIDASTGWTEGDREIYEQVQHRPLILVINKIDLLEEDESKTIQSQIVRLSEVEVPNLKSKIATAAAQNQGIDALETAILEIVKSGKVQAADMDLAINQRQAAALTQAKISLEQVQATIAQQLPLDFWTIDLRGAIQALGEITGEEVTESVLDKIFSKFCIGK, encoded by the coding sequence ATGTCAGAAGTTTTTGCTACTACTGGAACTATCGCTGCGATCGCTACTGCTGTTGTCCCTCAGCAGGGTAGTGTTGGTATTGTGCGGGTGTCTGGTTCCCAAGCAATGGCTCTAGCCCAAATTCTTTTTCATACACCAGGGCGACAAGTTTGGGAAAGTCACCGGATTCTTTACGGTTACATTCGCCATCCCCAAACGCAACAACTGGTAGATGAAGCCCTATTGTTGATTATGAAAGCACCCCGTTCTTACACCCGTGAAGATGTGGTGGAATTCCATTGCCACGGGGGAATTATGGCAGTGCAGCAGGTATTACAACTGTGTTTGGAAAATGGCGCTAGACTAGCCCAACCCGGAGAATTTACTCTCCGCGCCTTTTTGAATGGGCGATTGGATCTAACTCAAGCCGAAGGTATTGCTGATTTAGTAGGAGCTAAATCGCCTCAAGCTGCCCAAACTGCTTTAGCTGGTTTACAGGGAAAATTAGCTCATCCGATCCGGCAGTTACGCGCCAACTGCTTAGATATTTTGGCAGAAATCGAGGCTCGAATTGATTTTGAGGAAGACCTGACTCCGTTGGATGATAAACTCATAATATCAGAAATTGAGAAAATTGCCGCAGAAATCACCAGGTTATTGGCAACCAAAGATAAAGGTGAGTTGCTACGCACAGGTTTAAAAGTGGCAATTGTGGGGCGTCCGAATGTGGGTAAGTCGAGCTTATTGAACGCTTGGAGCCAGAGCGATCGCGCCATCGTCACTGATTTACCCGGTACAACCCGCGATGTGGTGGAATCGCAGTTAGTTGTCGGGGGAATTCCCATACAAGTGCTTGATACAGCAGGGATTCGGGAAACAACAGACCAAGTGGAAAAAATTGGCGTCGAGCGATCGCGTCGTGCTGCCAATGCAGCTGATTTAGTCTTGCTTACCATTGACGCTTCAACCGGTTGGACGGAAGGCGATCGAGAAATTTACGAACAGGTGCAACACCGTCCATTAATTCTAGTTATTAACAAAATCGATTTATTAGAAGAAGACGAAAGCAAAACTATTCAATCCCAAATCGTTCGACTGAGCGAAGTCGAAGTCCCAAATCTAAAATCTAAAATTGCCACAGCCGCAGCCCAAAACCAAGGTATTGATGCTTTAGAAACAGCAATTTTAGAGATAGTTAAATCGGGAAAAGTCCAAGCTGCTGATATGGATTTAGCCATCAACCAAAGGCAAGCAGCAGCCTTAACTCAAGCGAAAATTTCTTTAGAACAAGTACAAGCAACAATTGCCCAGCAGTTACCTCTTGATTTCTGGACAATTGACTTACGAGGTGCGATTCAAGCACTAGGAGAAATTACCGGAGAAGAGGTTACAGAATCCGTTTTAGATAAGATTTTTAGCAAATTTTGTATCGGAAAGTAA
- a CDS encoding BMC domain-containing protein, giving the protein MEISNQRSLNAIEGVSNRDTFQDTALGLVSTRSFPAIVGTADMMLKSAGVHLVGYEKIGGGYCTAIVRGGIADVRLAVESGVQTAEQFGQLVSSLVIPRPYPNLDIVLPITTRFTKLMEDGNYSRLSNQAIGLVETRGFPAMVGACDAMLKAADVHLAAYEKIGGGLCTAIIRGSVANVAVAVEAGMFEAERIGELNAVMVIPRPLDEMEQTLPLASCWIEEREPLNLPVNIKEQVAEIEVLRLPDLTKLPTKIAEELWNDE; this is encoded by the coding sequence ATGGAAATATCTAATCAACGGTCTTTAAACGCCATCGAGGGAGTGAGTAATCGAGACACCTTCCAAGATACTGCTTTAGGTTTAGTTTCTACCCGCAGCTTTCCAGCAATAGTTGGGACGGCGGATATGATGCTAAAGTCAGCAGGAGTTCATCTAGTTGGGTATGAAAAAATAGGTGGTGGATATTGTACTGCGATAGTGCGGGGTGGAATTGCTGACGTGCGTCTTGCCGTAGAATCTGGTGTCCAAACGGCTGAACAGTTTGGTCAGTTGGTTTCTAGCTTAGTGATTCCCCGACCTTATCCCAACCTAGATATAGTACTTCCGATCACAACCCGTTTCACTAAATTGATGGAGGACGGCAATTACAGCCGTCTGAGTAATCAAGCAATTGGTTTGGTAGAAACGCGGGGATTTCCAGCGATGGTAGGAGCATGTGATGCCATGCTCAAAGCTGCTGATGTTCATTTGGCTGCGTATGAAAAAATTGGTGGGGGTTTGTGTACAGCGATTATTCGGGGTTCCGTAGCAAATGTAGCAGTAGCAGTGGAAGCAGGGATGTTTGAGGCAGAACGCATTGGGGAATTAAATGCAGTAATGGTAATTCCCCGACCGCTAGACGAAATGGAGCAAACCTTACCATTGGCAAGCTGCTGGATAGAAGAACGCGAACCGTTAAACTTACCAGTGAATATTAAAGAACAAGTTGCCGAAATTGAAGTACTAAGATTACCAGATTTAACCAAGCTCCCGACAAAAATTGCAGAAGAATTATGGAATGATGAATGA
- a CDS encoding DHA2 family efflux MFS transporter permease subunit, protein MANTGVVRQQAPPETVPLRTWIGVLASMLGAFMAVLDIQITNASLQDIQASLGATLEEGSWISTAYLVAEIVVIPLTGWLSRVFSLRRYLLVNTALFIFFSICCAWSWNLNSMIFFRALQGLSGGVLIPTAMTVVLTTLPQSKQSVGLAAFGFSAVFAPSIGPTLGGWLTENFGWEYNFYINVIPGALMLAGVWYGIKQEKPQINLLKQGDWWGIIAMAIGLGSLQVVLEEGSRKDWFSSALIVRLSVIAVIFLAIFFYIELTRKQPFINLRLLSKRNFGLASIVNVSLGVGLYGSIYILPLYLAQIQKYNALQIGEVLIWAGIPQLFIIPLIPKLMQRIDVRLMVAVGVALFSISAFMNSGMTNETGLDQLRWSQFVRAMGQPLIMVPLSSIATGGLSPKEAGSASGLFNMMRNMGGSIGIASLATLLANREQFHSNRLGDGISLYNPETQQRIDQMTQYFVSKGADLSTAQNQAIAAISNIVRREAFVMAFNDCFYFIGIALLVSGLAVLFFKKVKPTGGAVAH, encoded by the coding sequence ATGGCTAATACAGGTGTAGTTCGTCAGCAAGCACCACCAGAGACTGTACCGCTAAGAACTTGGATTGGTGTATTAGCGAGTATGCTTGGTGCATTTATGGCAGTATTAGATATTCAAATAACTAATGCTTCACTGCAAGATATTCAAGCAAGTTTAGGAGCAACCCTAGAGGAAGGTTCTTGGATTTCTACAGCGTATCTTGTAGCAGAAATTGTGGTAATTCCTCTAACAGGATGGTTATCACGAGTATTTTCTCTACGACGTTATCTGTTAGTAAATACTGCACTATTTATTTTCTTTTCTATATGCTGTGCTTGGTCGTGGAATCTCAATTCCATGATTTTCTTTCGCGCCTTACAAGGTTTGAGCGGAGGAGTATTAATTCCCACTGCTATGACAGTTGTATTAACGACTTTACCCCAATCTAAGCAATCAGTTGGGCTGGCTGCATTTGGGTTTAGTGCAGTTTTTGCACCTTCAATTGGCCCAACATTAGGAGGTTGGTTAACAGAAAACTTTGGTTGGGAATATAACTTTTATATAAATGTAATTCCAGGGGCATTAATGCTAGCTGGTGTTTGGTATGGAATTAAGCAAGAAAAACCCCAAATTAATTTACTAAAACAAGGTGATTGGTGGGGAATTATTGCGATGGCTATTGGGTTAGGTTCTCTACAAGTTGTTTTAGAAGAAGGTAGCCGCAAAGATTGGTTTAGTTCAGCGTTGATTGTCCGCTTAAGTGTGATTGCGGTAATTTTTTTGGCGATATTTTTCTATATAGAATTAACTCGAAAGCAACCATTTATTAATCTACGGCTTTTGTCTAAACGTAACTTTGGTTTAGCCAGTATTGTAAATGTGTCGTTGGGTGTAGGGTTGTATGGTTCAATTTATATTTTACCTTTGTATCTTGCCCAAATTCAAAAATACAATGCCCTGCAAATTGGTGAAGTGTTGATTTGGGCTGGTATTCCTCAACTCTTTATTATTCCCCTCATCCCCAAATTGATGCAACGCATTGATGTGCGGTTGATGGTAGCTGTTGGTGTGGCTTTGTTTTCCATCAGTGCATTTATGAACTCTGGAATGACTAATGAAACAGGATTAGATCAATTACGGTGGTCGCAATTCGTGCGTGCAATGGGACAACCCCTAATTATGGTGCCACTTAGTTCTATTGCCACTGGTGGATTAAGCCCAAAAGAAGCAGGTTCGGCAAGTGGTTTATTTAATATGATGCGGAATATGGGCGGTTCTATCGGAATTGCTTCTTTAGCAACTTTATTAGCAAACAGAGAGCAATTTCACTCGAATAGATTGGGTGATGGAATATCTTTATATAACCCAGAAACTCAACAGCGAATTGACCAAATGACGCAGTATTTTGTCAGTAAAGGAGCAGATTTAAGTACAGCACAAAATCAGGCGATCGCAGCCATATCTAACATAGTCCGCCGGGAAGCATTTGTAATGGCTTTTAACGATTGTTTTTATTTTATTGGCATTGCTTTGTTAGTCAGTGGACTTGCCGTTTTATTCTTCAAAAAGGTGAAGCCAACTGGTGGCGCTGTTGCTCATTAA
- a CDS encoding carbon dioxide-concentrating mechanism protein CcmK yields the protein MSIAVGMVETLGFPAVVEAADAMVKAARVTLVGYEKIGSGRVTVIVRGDVSEVQASVGAGVESVKRVNGGQVLSTHIIARPHENLEYVLPIRYTEDVEQFRENVNAIRPFGRRP from the coding sequence ATGTCAATTGCAGTAGGAATGGTTGAAACGCTAGGCTTTCCAGCAGTAGTGGAAGCTGCTGATGCAATGGTGAAAGCTGCCCGTGTTACTCTAGTAGGCTATGAAAAAATCGGTAGTGGTCGAGTTACCGTAATTGTTCGGGGTGATGTGTCGGAAGTGCAAGCTTCCGTAGGCGCTGGTGTTGAATCAGTAAAGCGAGTCAACGGCGGACAAGTGTTATCTACTCACATTATTGCTCGTCCTCACGAAAACTTGGAATATGTCCTACCAATTCGTTATACCGAAGATGTAGAGCAGTTCCGGGAAAATGTGAATGCAATTCGTCCTTTCGGTAGAAGACCGTAA
- a CDS encoding mucoidy inhibitor MuiA family protein, with translation MVNPEITSWRKTVQSEIVAVTVYADRALVTRRGVVDLTGIEQELVITPVPEMETESVRVSGTGTVGVRMLGVSSDRIYTTEPVAELAHLTRQIQQLEAEKRHLQAQVDALALQSSFIDGLREKTEEPFAQSLSRKNLSLSETLDFLNFLGSQYSEYAIASGECKTQQQELDKQLQALHTSLQIIQTPHPKESFSLIVGVEVAGEGEFELEISYLVNRASWTPLYDLRFSTTSDIVHLSYLAEITQSTGEDWIGANLTLSTAKPGLGTLPPKLEPWYIDAPRPQMLRQRRFSAQPPLLPPIAEPSASTARADWQEEDEVIEESLIPAETVTAEVSKEGSVVTFKLNSGGNIPSDGAPHKTTIFNDDYPCSFDYVAMPRLVSFAYLQANVKNNPNGATLLPGKANIFRDNVFIGTTQLENIAPGQEFKLNLGIDESFKIERDLVERLVDKRLISNQRRITYSYRLFITNLLEKEVNLKLTEQLPVSRNEQIKVRLSRSNPQIQLGEMGILEWQLTLPPQERREIHYQFIIEHPPELMVVGLDI, from the coding sequence GTGGTTAACCCGGAAATAACGTCTTGGCGCAAAACAGTACAAAGCGAGATTGTAGCTGTTACCGTGTATGCTGACAGAGCGTTAGTTACACGGCGGGGTGTAGTTGATTTAACAGGAATTGAACAGGAACTAGTAATTACCCCAGTGCCAGAGATGGAAACTGAGTCTGTCAGGGTTAGTGGTACAGGTACGGTAGGGGTGCGAATGCTTGGAGTAAGTAGCGATCGCATCTACACCACTGAACCTGTAGCGGAGCTTGCACATTTGACAAGGCAAATTCAGCAGTTAGAAGCAGAAAAACGCCACCTGCAAGCCCAAGTGGATGCTTTAGCATTGCAGTCCAGTTTTATCGACGGATTGCGCGAAAAAACAGAGGAACCCTTTGCACAGAGTTTGTCTCGAAAAAATCTCAGCCTTAGCGAAACTTTGGATTTTTTGAACTTTCTTGGAAGCCAGTATAGTGAGTATGCGATCGCATCTGGAGAGTGCAAAACTCAACAGCAGGAATTAGACAAACAACTGCAAGCACTCCACACCTCATTGCAAATAATCCAAACACCCCATCCTAAAGAGAGTTTTAGCTTAATTGTAGGAGTTGAAGTTGCAGGTGAAGGCGAGTTTGAGCTAGAAATATCATATTTGGTGAATCGCGCCAGTTGGACTCCGTTATATGACTTGCGCTTTAGCACCACCAGCGATATTGTCCATTTGAGCTACCTTGCAGAAATTACTCAAAGCACTGGCGAAGATTGGATTGGTGCAAATCTTACCCTTTCTACCGCTAAACCAGGATTAGGTACACTCCCACCCAAACTTGAACCCTGGTATATTGATGCTCCACGTCCACAAATGTTACGACAACGACGATTTTCTGCCCAGCCCCCACTGCTACCTCCTATAGCAGAACCGTCTGCTTCTACTGCTAGAGCAGATTGGCAAGAAGAAGACGAAGTTATAGAGGAAAGTCTTATCCCAGCAGAAACCGTTACCGCAGAAGTATCCAAAGAAGGGAGCGTAGTTACCTTTAAATTAAATAGTGGCGGTAACATTCCCAGTGACGGCGCACCTCATAAAACTACAATTTTCAATGATGATTATCCTTGTAGTTTCGATTATGTGGCAATGCCACGCTTAGTAAGTTTTGCTTATCTGCAAGCTAATGTAAAAAATAATCCCAACGGTGCGACTCTGTTACCAGGCAAAGCGAATATTTTCCGCGACAATGTTTTTATTGGGACAACTCAGTTAGAAAATATTGCACCTGGGCAAGAGTTCAAACTTAACTTAGGGATTGATGAAAGTTTTAAAATTGAGCGCGATTTAGTCGAACGTCTGGTAGACAAAAGATTGATTAGCAACCAGCGCCGGATTACTTATAGTTATCGGTTGTTCATTACTAACTTATTAGAGAAAGAAGTAAATCTAAAACTAACTGAACAATTACCAGTTAGTCGCAACGAGCAAATTAAAGTGCGTCTGAGCCGCAGCAATCCGCAAATTCAACTTGGTGAAATGGGAATTTTAGAATGGCAGTTAACTCTTCCACCCCAAGAGCGACGAGAGATACATTACCAGTTCATTATTGAACATCCACCTGAGTTAATGGTTGTTGGGTTAGATATTTAG
- a CDS encoding LysR family transcriptional regulator yields MKQATLHQLKVFEAAARHSSFTRAAEELFLTQPTVSMQIKQLTKSVGLPLFEQVGKRLYLTEAGRELFATCRQIFDNIAQYEMKVADLKGLKQGQLRLAVITTAKYFIPRLLGPFCKLYPGIDISLQVTNHEQILERMSSNLDDLYIMSQIPDNMDVTCKPFLENPLIVFAPINHPLSKEKNIPIQRLSNEPFIMREPGSGTRRAVQSLFEEQGVTVKVKLELGSNEAIKQAIVGGLGISVLSRHTLLLDASEFSILDVQHFPIERNWYMVYPSGKQLSIVARAYYEYLLAAAKNFVGQNTDTASSTLEPTHG; encoded by the coding sequence TTGAAGCAAGCGACGCTGCACCAGTTAAAGGTATTCGAGGCTGCGGCACGGCACAGTAGCTTTACTCGCGCTGCTGAGGAATTGTTTCTCACTCAACCTACCGTTTCGATGCAGATCAAGCAACTCACAAAATCGGTAGGGTTGCCATTATTTGAGCAAGTAGGGAAGCGGTTGTATCTCACCGAGGCAGGACGAGAATTATTTGCTACTTGTCGGCAGATTTTTGACAATATAGCCCAGTATGAAATGAAGGTAGCAGATTTAAAAGGGCTAAAACAAGGACAATTACGTTTGGCAGTGATTACAACAGCAAAATATTTTATCCCACGTTTGTTAGGGCCGTTTTGCAAACTTTATCCAGGGATTGATATCTCTTTGCAAGTAACAAATCACGAACAAATCTTGGAACGGATGAGTAGTAATCTGGATGACTTATATATTATGAGCCAAATTCCAGACAATATGGATGTGACTTGTAAACCATTTTTAGAAAACCCTTTGATAGTTTTTGCACCAATTAATCATCCGTTATCCAAAGAAAAAAATATTCCGATTCAACGCCTATCTAACGAACCTTTTATTATGCGGGAACCAGGTTCAGGAACTCGTCGCGCCGTCCAAAGTCTATTTGAAGAACAAGGGGTAACAGTAAAAGTCAAGCTAGAATTGGGAAGTAACGAAGCAATTAAACAAGCGATTGTAGGTGGTTTAGGAATTTCTGTTTTATCCCGTCATACCTTACTATTAGACGCCTCAGAGTTTAGCATTTTAGATGTACAACACTTTCCCATTGAGCGAAATTGGTATATGGTTTACCCATCTGGCAAGCAGTTGTCGATCGTCGCTCGTGCCTATTATGAATATCTATTAGCTGCGGCAAAGAATTTTGTAGGGCAAAACACTGATACTGCTTCTAGTACGCTTGAACCAACTCACGGATAA
- a CDS encoding MFS transporter gives MKKPLLPALRSRNYQLFFAGQGISLIGTWMTQLATIWLVYDLTNSPLMLGVVGFSSQIPSFFLAPFGGVFVDRFSRYRTLISTQVLAMVQSLTLAALALTGVIQVWHIIALSLFQGFINALDAPARQAFVPELVERREDLGNAIAINSTMINGARLIGPAIGGLLIARVGTAYCFLFDGLSYIAVIAALLAMKVKPWKNVVTDGNPLEKVKEGFVYAFSFPPIRAILLLSALVSLMGLQNTILVPVIAEQVLKGGAESLGFLMAASGVGALTGGIYLTTRQTILGIGKLIALAPAILGIGLIAFSLSRFLPFSLFTMLFVGLGTILQIAASNTFLQTIVEDDKRGRLMSLYTMSFLGMIPVGNLLGGFLASHIGAPNTLIIDGIVCMIGSIIFSRELPALRKMMRPIYEQKGIIKV, from the coding sequence ATGAAAAAACCGCTACTACCTGCTTTAAGGTCAAGAAACTACCAACTGTTTTTTGCCGGACAAGGTATTTCCCTAATTGGGACTTGGATGACGCAACTTGCCACGATTTGGCTAGTTTATGATTTGACAAATTCCCCATTAATGTTAGGAGTTGTGGGATTTTCGAGTCAAATTCCTAGCTTTTTTTTAGCTCCCTTTGGCGGAGTTTTTGTAGATAGGTTTTCTCGATATCGTACCTTAATTAGTACACAAGTCTTGGCGATGGTTCAATCGTTAACATTAGCAGCGCTAGCTCTGACTGGTGTAATTCAGGTATGGCACATTATCGCCTTGAGTTTGTTTCAAGGATTTATTAACGCTTTAGATGCGCCCGCCCGCCAAGCATTTGTGCCAGAATTGGTTGAACGTAGAGAAGATTTAGGCAATGCGATCGCTATCAACTCCACGATGATCAACGGTGCTAGATTAATTGGCCCTGCGATCGGGGGTTTACTAATTGCTAGGGTTGGAACTGCTTATTGTTTTTTATTTGATGGTTTGAGCTACATTGCTGTAATCGCTGCTTTATTGGCAATGAAAGTTAAACCTTGGAAAAATGTAGTAACTGACGGTAATCCCTTAGAAAAAGTCAAAGAGGGATTTGTATATGCCTTTAGTTTTCCACCCATTCGAGCAATCTTATTACTATCAGCTTTAGTTAGCCTCATGGGGTTACAAAACACTATTTTAGTACCAGTGATTGCAGAACAAGTTCTCAAAGGTGGTGCAGAAAGTTTAGGTTTTTTGATGGCGGCTTCTGGAGTTGGAGCCTTAACTGGTGGTATTTATCTGACTACGCGCCAAACAATCTTAGGAATTGGTAAATTGATTGCTTTAGCACCAGCAATTTTAGGAATTGGTCTAATTGCCTTTTCATTGTCTCGATTTTTACCGTTCTCTTTATTTACAATGTTATTTGTTGGCTTAGGTACAATTCTCCAAATTGCTGCTAGCAACACCTTTTTACAAACAATTGTAGAAGATGACAAACGTGGGAGATTGATGAGTTTATACACAATGTCATTTTTGGGGATGATTCCCGTGGGTAATTTATTGGGAGGCTTTTTAGCCAGTCATATTGGCGCTCCCAACACTTTAATAATTGATGGGATAGTTTGCATGATAGGCTCAATCATTTTTAGCAGAGAGTTGCCTGCTTTAAGAAAAATGATGCGTCCAATTTATGAGCAAAAAGGTATTATCAAAGTTTAG
- a CDS encoding transferase: MSVPLLRLSNNFDSYISGEVTIHPSAVLAPGVILQAAVNSKIIIGPGVCIGMGAILQVHEGTLEVEAGANLGAGFLMVGKGKIGANACIGAATTVFNCSVEPGQVIAPGSILGDTSRQITQTAETKQPEPSTNNPTATSAPPQKEEENGLGGGKEKEVSSTQFSASAFVDFKQNKSISYFKSPATPESQPPPVEEPVNDADSTLQQSAQESTEHDSDLNQLATESSNGFGTQIYGQGSINRLLTTLFPHRQSLNERNSDD; encoded by the coding sequence ATGTCTGTGCCGCTACTGCGCCTCAGCAATAACTTTGATTCTTACATTAGTGGTGAGGTGACTATTCATCCAAGCGCAGTACTTGCACCTGGGGTGATCCTCCAAGCGGCTGTAAACAGCAAGATCATCATTGGGCCAGGGGTCTGTATTGGGATGGGAGCAATTCTCCAAGTTCATGAAGGAACCCTAGAGGTAGAAGCAGGCGCAAACTTGGGAGCCGGTTTTTTGATGGTTGGCAAAGGCAAAATTGGAGCAAATGCTTGCATTGGTGCAGCAACAACAGTTTTTAACTGTTCAGTTGAACCTGGACAAGTAATTGCACCTGGTTCGATTTTAGGAGACACCAGTCGGCAAATTACCCAAACAGCCGAAACAAAGCAACCAGAACCATCCACGAATAACCCTACGGCTACAAGTGCGCCACCGCAGAAGGAAGAGGAAAATGGCTTAGGGGGAGGTAAGGAAAAAGAAGTTTCCTCAACTCAATTCTCAGCTTCGGCTTTTGTGGATTTCAAACAAAATAAGTCGATTTCTTACTTTAAATCTCCCGCCACTCCAGAAAGCCAGCCTCCTCCCGTAGAAGAACCCGTTAATGATGCTGACTCCACCTTGCAACAATCTGCCCAAGAGTCTACAGAACATGACTCAGACCTCAATCAACTAGCTACAGAATCCTCTAACGGTTTCGGGACTCAGATTTATGGGCAAGGGAGCATAAACAGACTGCTGACTACATTGTTTCCCCATAGACAATCCCTGAACGAGCGAAACTCTGACGATTAG
- a CDS encoding Uma2 family endonuclease has translation MSVTKDFEVPKDVIFPPGDLYSDEPPLETDLHRLQMTLLIQCLEWLWQNRNDFYASGNLTIYYSPRQRKSENFRGPDFFVVLRTERKPRKSWVVWEEDGKYPNLIIEILSNSTGDTDKGLKKEIYQDIFRTPDYFWFDPETLEFAGFHLLDGEYQPLEPNPQGWLWSQQLGLYLGVYQEKLRFFTPEAELVPTPEEVAQQAEQEKQRADQEKQRSDRLAAKLRELNIDPDTI, from the coding sequence ATGTCTGTCACTAAAGATTTTGAAGTCCCAAAAGATGTTATATTTCCGCCAGGGGATTTATATAGTGACGAACCGCCTTTGGAAACTGACTTGCATCGGCTACAAATGACACTGCTCATTCAATGCTTGGAGTGGTTGTGGCAAAATCGTAATGACTTTTATGCATCAGGTAATCTCACCATTTACTACAGTCCACGCCAGCGCAAATCAGAAAACTTCCGAGGGCCAGATTTTTTTGTAGTACTAAGGACTGAACGCAAACCCCGTAAAAGCTGGGTTGTTTGGGAAGAAGATGGCAAATATCCCAATCTAATTATAGAAATTCTCTCAAATAGCACAGGCGATACTGATAAGGGCTTAAAAAAAGAAATTTACCAAGATATCTTTCGCACACCAGATTACTTCTGGTTTGACCCAGAAACTTTAGAATTTGCAGGGTTTCATTTGCTTGATGGTGAATATCAACCACTAGAACCCAATCCCCAAGGCTGGTTGTGGAGTCAACAGCTAGGTTTATATTTAGGTGTTTATCAAGAAAAGTTACGCTTTTTCACTCCTGAAGCAGAACTCGTTCCAACACCGGAAGAAGTTGCACAACAGGCTGAACAAGAAAAGCAACGCGCTGATCAAGAGAAGCAACGTAGCGATCGCTTGGCGGCAAAACTGCGAGAATTAAATATAGATCCAGATACTATTTAA
- a CDS encoding EutN/CcmL family microcompartment protein yields MQVAKVRGTVVSTQKDPSLRGVKLLLLQLVDEDGNILPQYEVAADIVGAGVDEWVLVSRGSAARQVIGNEQRPLDAVVVAIIDTIHVEDRLIYSKKDQYR; encoded by the coding sequence ATGCAAGTCGCCAAAGTTCGCGGCACAGTAGTTAGCACCCAAAAAGATCCAAGTCTTCGAGGTGTGAAACTACTGTTGTTACAATTAGTAGATGAAGACGGAAACATCCTGCCACAATACGAGGTAGCAGCAGATATTGTGGGAGCAGGAGTAGATGAGTGGGTACTTGTCAGTCGTGGCAGTGCTGCTCGTCAAGTTATTGGCAATGAACAGCGACCATTAGATGCAGTGGTAGTAGCGATTATAGATACTATTCACGTTGAAGATCGCCTAATTTACAGCAAAAAAGATCAATATCGATAG